The following are encoded in a window of Rosa chinensis cultivar Old Blush chromosome 4, RchiOBHm-V2, whole genome shotgun sequence genomic DNA:
- the LOC121052875 gene encoding uncharacterized protein LOC121052875 codes for MFEEMRIKLMKRIHIRRDKMMKVQDTICPKPREILEKNKVKAATDCIPFGSGSSKIEVESIGGARYIVDIERRSCACRRWDLSGIPCKHAVSAIHYMREKPEDYVDTAYWTKTYLAIYSNTISPVNGMDLWERTDDAAILPPQYNRQPGRPKTKRIKDSQEKATEGTKLGRVQKSLKCSSCGVLGHNVKTCHRHLPPKEKMSKKRKLDTREDTSSKSKAKGTKNPPLTKNELRAKVIQKADKMKKKRDAQKAAAKAAAKSTTAKAATKSSTASTTTRAATAISKASASAKSSTPTRSSQRIRAGKEAGK; via the exons ATGTTTGAGGAAATGAGGATCAAGTTGATGAAGAGGATTCACATTAGGAGGGACAAGATGATGAAGGTTCAGGATACCATCTGCCCCAAACCAAGAGAAATACTGGAGAAGAACAAAGTGAAAGCTGCCACAGACTGCATCCCATTTGGTTCAGGAAGCTCAAAAATCGAAGTGGAAAGCATTGGAGGAGCAAGATATATAGTTGATATTGAGAGAAGGAGTTGTGCTTGTAGGAGATGGGATTTGAGTGGGATCCCTTGCAAACATGCTGTATCTGCCATCCACTACATGAGGGAAAAACCTGAGGATTATGTTGATACAGCCTACTGGACAAAGACATACTTGGCCATCTACTCAAACACCATCAGCCCTGTAAATGGAATGGATCTTTGGGAAAGGACTGATGATGCTGCAATTCTTCCTCCTCAGTACAACAGACAGCCTGGTAGGCCAAAAACCAAGAGAATTAAGGATTCACAAGAGAAAGCTACTGAGGGAACCAAGTTGGGAAGAGTGCAGAAATCATTGAAGTGCAGCAGCTGTGGGGTTTTGGGGCACAATGTGAAGACCTGCCATAGGCACTTGCCACCTAAGGAGAAGATGAGCAAAAAGAGGAAGCTAGACACTAGAGAGGACACCTCATCTAAATCCAAG GCTAAGGGAACCAAAAATCCTCCTCTGACAAAGAACGAGCTTAGGGCCAAAGTTATACAGAAAGCAGACAAGATGAAG AAAAAGAGGGATGCACAGAAGGCAGCAGCAAAAGCTGCTGCAAAATCAACCACTGCTAAAGCAGCAACAAAATCGAGCACAGCTTCAACCACTACCCGTGCTGCTACAGCAATCAGTAAAGCTTCTGCCTCTGCAAAGTCTTCAACACCAACAAGATCATCACAGAGAATTAGAGCTGGAAAGGAGGCTGGAAAATAG
- the LOC112199616 gene encoding peroxidase 5 → MGRRLIAATILTFTLFTIVILPSAAKGEGKGNSLHVGFYASSCPKVEDIVAEVVARVHEQDPKLPPALLRLFFHDCFVKGCDASILLDATPSGEPIEKTSPANGETLRAGLPRHNVPADRRDSRTSRASDVNVNLPTTVTPLGDIIDMFAKRGLTTEDMVVLSGVHSIGETQCTQIEDRLYKYSKAQPRDPSLDPTYADELAGKCLAPDTLPAEQALFTMVDFDPTTPLDLNNQYYVNLMRGRGLLQSDQVLITDPQTGAIVYRMAASSETWSKNFFKA, encoded by the exons ATGGGTCGTCGTCTAATTGCCGCAACTATCCTCACCTTCACCTTGTTCACCATCGTCATCCTTCCCTCCGCGGCCAAGGGAGAAGGCAAAGGTAACAGCTTACATGTCGGGTTTTACGCTTCGAGTTGCCCCAAGGTTGAGGACATTGTTGCTGAGGTTGTGGCCCGTgttcatgagcaagatcccaAGCTCCCTCCTGCCCTCCTCCGCCTTTTTTTCCATGATTGCTTTGTCAAG GGTTGTGATGCCTCGATCTTGTTGGACGCGACACCATCTGGTGAGCCTATAGAGAAAACATCACCAGCCAATGGTGAAACACTCAGAG CCGGCCTACCCCGTCACAATGTCCCAGCCGATCGCCGTGATAGTAGGACTTCACGTGCTTCTGATGTCAATGTCAACCTCCCTACAACTGTAACGCCTCTGGGAGACATTATAGACATGTTCGCCAAAAGAGGCTTGACAACAGAAGATATGGTTGTCTTGTCCGGTGTACACTCCATTGGCGAAACACAATGCACCCAAATTGAAGACAGATTATACAAATATAGCAAAGCTCAGCCCCGAGACCCTTCCCTGGACCCAACCTATGCTGATGAGCTAGCCGGAAAGTGCCTAGCACCAGACACATTACCTGCGGAGCAAGCATTATTTACAATGGTGGACTTTGATCCAACAACACCACTTGACCTCAACAATCAGTACTATGTGAACCTGATGAGAGGGAGAGGCTTGCTTCAATCGGATCAAGTACTGATTACTGATCCCCAAACCGGAGCAATTGTGTACAGAATGGCCGCTAGCTCTGAAACTTGGAGTAAAAATTTTTTCAAGGCATGA
- the LOC121052874 gene encoding uncharacterized protein LOC121052874: MYHGGIIRENKYVGGKISYYDNVDKDKMSLIEVDSMVRGIDPTYVGRRMDYWYSIGSEDDALTKLSTDFDAIQMCCCVPQIRLVIIYLDHLDLHDDYQSDGDDVEMFDDDPTAWGYSQAGSTGVVIEELPDSPKRKCCVKIEELPDSPKKKPDVMKGDPKLGRRVKVCANRKKAVGIVIREVEEEVPTQASKAAVCDSKDKGKQKVVEQQEREDYEAEMFEDLVDIDVNDARCYMDPMSSEDDASEDADYDPCRDDEDYANYGVDDDWLDYVECEESVDKHEQATEDVGTSAGDRKGKKKEAKSYEQASVGTSVDVDENMEVEDNEPMYGALDSDEEGIGHEANSDDEGDDMQRFPEFNPKTDMGNPQFCKGMRFASAKILRAAVREKAIQKGWEALFVKSDRVRVRVICKAENCPFELYASKMQHEDTLMIKTYNGQHNCARVLDNSMVRTPYLTEKFIDQIKLNPDWSTESLAQTMSAKVQARVSVQQAYRTKKAALSILERSHAEQYSRVKDYAAELKRVDPSTTVDIQCDYNNPGQKPIFKRMYVCLGALKKGFKAGCRSLIGLDGCHLKSPYGGQLLSAVGVDANNSTWVVGYAMVEQECKDSWIWFLELLANDLDIRSDGAGWTFISDKQKGLLPAFEVVLPSAEHRFCVRHLWTNFNKKFPGKALKDQLWVIAKSTTMAYFTKEMSLKDLQSTGLGHISTQCLNVTFYSTISVKASMPSYCPQESNL, translated from the exons ATGTACCATGGTGGAATCATAAGGGAGAACAAATATGTAGGGGGAAAAATTAGCTACTATGACAATGTGGACAAGGACAAGATGTCCCTAATTGAGGTGGATTCTATGGTGAGAGGGATAGACCCTACATATGTTGGAAGGAGGATGGACTACTGGTATTCAATTGGGAGTGAAGATGATGCTCTGACCAAGCTTTCCACAGACTTTGATGCCATACAAATGTGTTGTTGTGTACCTCAGATCAGGTTGGTAATCATCTACTTAGATCATTTAGATCTGCATGACGACTACCAATCTGATGGGGATGATGTCGAGATGTTTGATGATGACCCAACTGCATGGGGGTATAGTCAAGCCGGTTCAACAGGGGTGGTGATTGAAGAACTTCCTGATTCACCAAAGAGGAAGTGCTGTGTAAAGATCGAAGAGTTGCCAGATTCACCTAAAAAGAAGCCTGACGTTATGAAAGGAGATCCAAAGTTAGGACGTCGGGTTAAAGTATGTGCAAACAGAAAAAAGGCTGTGGGAATTGTGATTAGAGAGGTCGAAGAAGAGGTTCCAACTCAAGCAAGCAAGGCTGCAGTATGTGACAGCAAAGACAAAGGGAAACAAAAAGTTGTAGAACAGCAAGAAAGAGAAGATTATGAAGCTGAGATGTTTGAGGACTTGGTAGACATAGATGTCAATGATGCAAGGTGTTACATGGACCCTATGAGCAGTGAAGATGATGCTAGTGAGGATGCAGACTATGATCCATGTAGGGATGATGAAGACTATGCTAATTATGGTGTTGATGATGACTGGTTAGATTATGTGGAATGTGAAGAGAGTGTGGACAAGCATGAGCAAGCTACTGAGGATGTAGGAACAAGTGCTGGAGATAGgaagggaaagaagaaagaggcaAAGTCATATGAGCAAGCTAGTGTTGGAACAAGTGTTGATGTGGATGAGAACATGGAGGTTGAAGATAATGAGCCAATGTATGGGGCTCTAGACTCTGATGAAGAGGGGATTGGTCATGAAGCAAACTCAGATGATGAGGGAGATGATATGCAAAGGTTTCCAGAGTTCAACCCCAAGACAGACATGGGGAACCCTCAGTTTTGTAAGGGTATGAGGTTTGCATCTGCTAAGATATTGAGAGCTGCTGTAAGGGAGAAGGCAATACAAAAGGGTTGGGAGGCCTTGTTTGTGAAGAGTGATAGAGTGAGGGTGAGGGTGAtttgcaaagcagaaaactgcccCTTCGAGCTGTATGCCTCTAAGATGCAGCATGAAGACACTCTAATGATCAAGACATACAATGGTCAACACAACTGTGCAAGGGTGCTAGATAATAGCATGGTTAGGACCCCTTACCTGACTGAAAAGTTTATTGATCAGATAAAGCTTAACCCTGATTGGTCCACAG AATCTCTAGCCCAAACTATGTCAGCAAAAGTGCAAGCAAGAGTCTCAGTTCAGCAAGCATATAGAACCAAGAAGGCTGCATTGAGTATACTTGAGCGATCACATGCAGAGCAGTATTCAAGGGTGAAGGACTATGCAGCAGAGTTGAAGAGGGTTGATCCAAGCACAACAGTCGACATCCAATGCGACTACAATAACCCTGGCCAGAAACCTATTTTCAAGCGGATGTATGTTTGTCTGGGTGCACTGAAGAAGGGATTTAAAGCAGGCTGTAGGTCATTGATAGGACTAGATGGTTGTCATCTGAAGAGTCCTTATGGAGGTCAACTTTTGTCAGCGGTTGGAGTGGATGCTAACAACAGTACTTGGGTAGTTGGTTATGCAATGGTGGAGCAGGAGTGTAAGGATAGTTGGATATGGTTTCTGGAGTTGTTGGCTAATGACTTGGACATTAGGAGTGATGGAGCTGGGTGGACGTTTATATCTGATAAACAAAAGGGCCTTTTACCAGCATTTGAGGTGGTTTTGCCAAGTGCGGAGCACAGGTTCTGTGTAAGACATTTATGGACGAATTTCAACAAGAAGTTTCCAGGGAAAGCTTTGAAGGACCAATTATGGGTCATCGCAAAGTCAACCACAATGGCTTACTTTACTAAGGAGATG AGCCTGAAAGACCTGCAAAGCACTGGTCTAGGTCACATTTCAACACAGTGCTTAAATGTGACATTCTACTCAACAATCTCAGTGAAAGCTTCAATGCCTTCATACTGCCCGCAAGAGTCAAACCTGTAA